In Bradyrhizobium sp. CCBAU 051011, the following are encoded in one genomic region:
- a CDS encoding cyclic nucleotide-binding domain-containing protein: MAVSSPDLKAFLLATPFFGGLSDASLDRLISMLVERRFDAGATIVAEGEPGRSMFIVLSGELVVSKLGDSGRSIRMLVLEPGDFFGEMTLIEMQNRSATVVAESETVLHELTAGNLYAYYKADIHGYVIVMQNINRELCRRLRRADRRIAELSARADGS, from the coding sequence ATGGCTGTCAGCTCGCCCGATCTGAAAGCATTTTTGCTCGCCACGCCTTTCTTCGGTGGCCTCTCCGACGCAAGCCTCGATCGCCTGATCTCCATGCTGGTCGAACGCCGCTTCGACGCCGGCGCCACGATCGTCGCGGAAGGAGAACCGGGGCGCTCCATGTTCATTGTTCTCTCGGGCGAACTCGTGGTGAGCAAGCTCGGTGATTCCGGGCGCTCAATTCGGATGTTGGTTCTAGAGCCCGGCGATTTCTTCGGCGAAATGACGCTGATCGAAATGCAGAACCGGTCGGCCACCGTGGTCGCGGAGAGCGAAACCGTACTGCACGAGCTGACGGCCGGAAACCTTTACGCGTACTACAAGGCCGACATCCACGGCTATGTGATTGTGATGCAGAATATCAATCGCGAACTGTGCCGGCGGCTCCGCCGCGCCGACCGTCGCATAGCCGAGCTGAGCGCCCGTGCCGATGGCTCATAG
- the hemC gene encoding hydroxymethylbilane synthase: MALAQTEGIARLLRVADPALDVEIVKFETRGDQDQTSKLLRHGGKGGAFVAEIREAMLAGQLQAAMHSLKDVPGNEETPGLIIAATLPRDAANDALVLRPGLSLDDFRASHGKGFKIGTNAVRRAAYLRRLFPEATVIHFRGAADTRVAKLDRGDKQRLPDGGEVGPADALVMARSGLERIGMASRIVHDFSVREMLPAVGQGIVAVECVEKDWLTRERLSRIEDASSRLCAEAEREVLWVLNGHCNSPIAGHATLDGREMTLTAAVLDEAGDRFIEVSRQGPADRPRELGRTVGLELLDKGAAEIIARTRPEEDSLLS, from the coding sequence ATGGCGCTCGCGCAGACGGAAGGGATCGCGCGGCTGCTGCGCGTGGCCGATCCCGCGCTCGATGTCGAGATTGTCAAGTTCGAAACCCGCGGCGACCAGGACCAGACCAGCAAGCTGCTGCGCCATGGCGGCAAGGGCGGCGCCTTCGTCGCGGAGATTCGCGAGGCGATGCTCGCCGGGCAATTGCAGGCGGCGATGCATTCGTTGAAGGACGTTCCTGGGAACGAGGAAACGCCGGGCCTGATCATCGCCGCGACTCTGCCGCGCGATGCTGCCAACGATGCGCTGGTACTGCGTCCTGGCCTCTCGCTCGACGACTTTCGCGCTTCGCATGGCAAGGGCTTCAAGATCGGCACCAATGCCGTGCGCCGCGCCGCCTATCTGCGCCGGCTGTTTCCGGAAGCCACCGTGATCCATTTCCGCGGCGCGGCCGATACGCGCGTGGCAAAACTCGATCGCGGCGACAAGCAGCGGCTGCCCGACGGCGGCGAGGTGGGACCTGCGGACGCGCTTGTCATGGCGCGGTCCGGGCTCGAACGCATCGGAATGGCGTCCCGCATTGTCCATGACTTTTCGGTCCGCGAGATGCTGCCCGCGGTGGGGCAGGGCATCGTCGCGGTGGAATGCGTCGAGAAGGACTGGCTCACGCGCGAACGCCTTTCGAGGATCGAGGACGCCTCGTCGCGGCTCTGTGCCGAAGCCGAGCGCGAGGTGTTGTGGGTCTTGAACGGTCACTGCAACTCGCCAATCGCCGGCCATGCCACGCTTGATGGCCGCGAGATGACGCTGACGGCCGCCGTGCTGGATGAAGCCGGCGACCGCTTCATCGAGGTGTCGCGGCAGGGGCCAGCGGACCGGCCGCGCGAACTCGGCAGGACGGTTGGTCTCGAACTGCTCGACAAGGGCGCGGCTGAGATCATCGCGCGGACAAGGCCGGAGGAAGATTCGCTGCTTTCGTAA